The Stieleria maiorica genome includes the window CGCCTTTGACACACGCCCCACAGCAAAGGTGCATTTTCGAAATTGTGACGGAGACTTCTGCGTCGGCCCGTGGGGCGACAAGCAGAACAGCGGCTGCACTGACGAACGCCAAAACAATTCGATGGATCATTGGAGGCTCCGGGTAGATGGAATCGGGGAATCGGTGTCGGGGAAAGACGACGCCCCATTCTACACGTCGCGCACCACCGGGATGGCATGCATGTTCAGCGGGACACGTCGCGGCCTGAATCAACAAGCTGGTGGGCGAGCGACCCGCGACGGCCGAAACTGTTGGTGAGTTCCGCGTCCGGCAATAGTAGACGTTGACAAAACGCTCGCCCTACGGTCGGCTTGACCTGTTCGCGATTCGTCATTCCCGTCTCACAGCCCCATCGCTCTCTGATGCAATACCCCTTTGAACCCTTCGCCGATACCGCGTTGCTGCAACAGGCCGTGACCGATTCGTTTTGTCAACTCGCCGAACAGACGGTCGCAAAAAACGGCGTCTTCCGCGTCTCCCTGTCGGGAGGCTCCACGCCGCGTCGGGTCTACGAAATGCTCAGCCAACGCGAGCTGCCGTGGGATCGGATCCATTGGTTTTGGGGCGACGAACGCAACGTGCCACACGACCACGACGACAGCAATTTCCGCATGGTCCACACCGCACTGCTGAGCAAGGTCGACATTCCGCCGCAAAATATCCACGCCGTGCCGGTGGATGTGGAATCGCCAGCCAAGGCCGCCGAGCAGTACGAGCAAACGCTCCGCCAGCATTTCCACGGCCCCGTGCCCGACTGGGATCTGGTCCTGTTGGGCATGGGCGACGATGCCCACACCGCTTCACTGTTTCCCGACACGCTGGGGCTGGGCGAGCAGAAACGATGGTTCATCGAAAACTGGGTGCCGAAATTCGACGCCTTCCGCTACACGATGACTTATCCGGCGATCGAGTCGGCACGCAACACCTGGTTCATCATCACCGGAGAAGCGAAGCAAGACGCCTTGAAGCAGGTCTTGTTTGGAGCGGAAGACCCGGCACGTTATCCTTCCCAACGCATCCGACCGACGCGTTGGTTTGTCGACGCGGCGGCGTGTGGGTGAAGGTCGCTTTGCTGTTTTATCCCTCACTCCTGAGGGCGTGCGATTCGCATCTCCGTCCAAGGCGGATCCGTGGACGGCGCGAGGAGTCCTCGCAGTTCGCAGCCCGAATGGACTCGTCGCCTCGTCCACTACCTGAAAACCAGGCACCGACGACGGCCCGGAAGGGCCATCGTACCTGGTGTCGCTAGGCCTTTTCTTCTTCCGAATCGGCGGCGGCTGCGACGGGCTCTTGCTCTTGCGGCGTTTCGGCTTGGCTGTCGCCGCTGTCGGAATCGTCGGCGAACGAAGGTCGTTCGGCTTTGCGCGAGACGCGGTCATTCTTGCCGACCAGTTCCAGGATCGCTCGCGTGCCGGCGTCACCGAGTCGCGGGATCGCCAGACGCACGACGCGGGTGTAACCGCCGTCGCGATCGACGTAACGTTCGGCGATCGTGTCGAACAGGATGGCGGTGGCTTGCTTGTCACCGATCAATTGCACGACGCGTCGCTGAGCGGCGACGACCGGGGCACGGGCCGCGGCCCACTTTTGCCAGTCTTCGCTCTTCCGCCACTTGCGATACTCGTCGCTGCCGCGGTCGGCCGAGCAAGCGTACTTGGCGGCTTCTTCGGCGTGCGGCAATGATTTTTTGGCGATGGTGATGCACTTTTCGACCAGCGACCGCACTTCCTTGGCTTTGGGCAAGGTGGTGGTGATTCGTCCGGCAACCTTGGGTGCGTTTTCATCGAGTTCGGCGTCACGCTCGGTCAAGAACAGAGCGCTGGCAAGGTTTTTCAGCAGGGCCTTTCGGTGGCTGGGACTACGTCCCAGCGTGCGGCCACGTCGTCGGTGTCGCATGACGTTTTCGGATAGGGTTGGATGGTTGTGTTTGCAAAGTGGGATTCCGGCGGCAACGCAGTGTTTGCGTCCGCTAGAACATCGGTTGCGCGGGCACTCGCATGCCGAGGTGCAATCCGTATTGAGCCAGTTTTTCACGGACTTCGTTCAGCGTGGTGTCACCGAAGTTCCGGACTTCCAACAGTTGGTCCTCGTTGCGTTGAACGAGATCGCGAACCGTTTGAATGTTTTCACTTTCCAGGCAGTTGTTCGCACGCACCGACAAACGCAGGTCGGCCAGCGTCATGTTCAGCTTGGCTTCAAGCTGTGCCTCGGGCGAACCCGCTCCGCCGCGGGCGGCCGAGAAGATGCTGGGACCGAGTTCGCGGTATTGGACGAACGGGTTGAGGTGTTTGCGAAGGATCTTGGCCGATTCGACCAGTGCCAGTTCCGGATTGACGCTTCCGTCGGTCCAGATTTCCAGGTTCAGTTTGTCGTAGTTGGTTTTTTGGCCGACGCGGGTTTCTTCGACTTCGTAGCGGACCCGGGTGATCGGGCTGTAGACCGCATCGACGGGGATGATGCCGATTTCGTGGTCGGCGCTGCTGTGCTCGGTGGCGGGGACGTAACCGCGTC containing:
- the pgl gene encoding 6-phosphogluconolactonase gives rise to the protein MQYPFEPFADTALLQQAVTDSFCQLAEQTVAKNGVFRVSLSGGSTPRRVYEMLSQRELPWDRIHWFWGDERNVPHDHDDSNFRMVHTALLSKVDIPPQNIHAVPVDVESPAKAAEQYEQTLRQHFHGPVPDWDLVLLGMGDDAHTASLFPDTLGLGEQKRWFIENWVPKFDAFRYTMTYPAIESARNTWFIITGEAKQDALKQVLFGAEDPARYPSQRIRPTRWFVDAAACG
- a CDS encoding bL17 family ribosomal protein, whose translation is MRHRRRGRTLGRSPSHRKALLKNLASALFLTERDAELDENAPKVAGRITTTLPKAKEVRSLVEKCITIAKKSLPHAEEAAKYACSADRGSDEYRKWRKSEDWQKWAAARAPVVAAQRRVVQLIGDKQATAILFDTIAERYVDRDGGYTRVVRLAIPRLGDAGTRAILELVGKNDRVSRKAERPSFADDSDSGDSQAETPQEQEPVAAAADSEEEKA
- a CDS encoding DNA-directed RNA polymerase subunit alpha; the protein is MHIRWRGMELPSNLEVDRDSLSQTYGKFIAEPFERGFGTSVGNSLRRVLLSSLMGSAVTQIKIRGAQHEFTNIPGVLEDVTEIVLNVKSLVVRNHSEATRVITVESDKAGELRAGDIQTDSDVEIINKDLVLATLTEDTPFMMEMVVENGRGYVPATEHSSADHEIGIIPVDAVYSPITRVRYEVEETRVGQKTNYDKLNLEIWTDGSVNPELALVESAKILRKHLNPFVQYRELGPSIFSAARGGAGSPEAQLEAKLNMTLADLRLSVRANNCLESENIQTVRDLVQRNEDQLLEVRNFGDTTLNEVREKLAQYGLHLGMRVPAQPMF